One window of Dyadobacter sandarakinus genomic DNA carries:
- a CDS encoding phytanoyl-CoA dioxygenase family protein, with protein MMSLTTPDLGTARQVTLEQIAKFRENGHVLIPNVLDKAEVSYYRDIINHAAGRFNTEKRKLEERDTYGKAFLQIMNLWEVDENVRAFTLAKRFAGIAASLLGVENVRIYHDQALYKEPGGGLTPWHQDQYYWPVNTSNTVTMWMPLIDITEDLGMLTFASGSHRQGFIENMPISDESEAALEKFIAEKGYPVHRAKTMQAGDATWHYGWTLHSAPGNLSEATMREVMTIIYVADGARITEPKNQHQEADRQRWICGMPAGEPVSSALNPVIL; from the coding sequence ATGATGTCGCTCACCACACCCGACCTCGGTACGGCCCGCCAGGTTACTCTTGAACAGATTGCGAAATTCAGGGAAAACGGCCATGTGCTGATCCCGAACGTACTCGACAAAGCCGAGGTAAGTTACTACCGCGACATCATCAACCATGCAGCCGGCCGCTTCAATACGGAAAAGAGAAAGCTGGAAGAGCGTGATACCTACGGCAAGGCATTTCTGCAGATTATGAACCTCTGGGAGGTGGACGAAAATGTCAGGGCATTTACACTTGCCAAACGTTTTGCCGGCATTGCCGCAAGCCTCCTGGGAGTGGAAAACGTACGCATTTACCATGATCAGGCCTTGTACAAGGAACCTGGCGGCGGACTTACGCCCTGGCACCAGGACCAGTATTACTGGCCCGTAAATACCAGCAACACGGTAACCATGTGGATGCCGCTGATCGATATCACCGAGGATCTGGGCATGCTGACCTTCGCGTCCGGCTCGCACCGGCAAGGTTTTATTGAAAATATGCCCATTTCGGACGAGTCGGAAGCTGCACTGGAAAAGTTTATTGCAGAAAAAGGATATCCCGTACATCGCGCCAAGACCATGCAGGCCGGTGACGCAACCTGGCATTATGGCTGGACGCTCCACTCGGCACCCGGCAACCTTTCGGAAGCCACGATGCGCGAGGTCATGACAATTATTTACGTAGCCGACGGTGCACGCATTACAGAACCCAAAAACCAGCACCAGGAAGCCGACCGCCAGCGGTGGATATGCGGCATGCCCGCAGGCGAACCTGTTAGTTCGGCTCTGAATCCGGTGATCTTGTAG
- a CDS encoding DUF1553 domain-containing protein, translating to MNKRIFIGLGIVAILISSFTWPDWFGHRVDYNAEVKPILNKHCMGCHGGVKKAGDVSFLFEHEMLEPGKSGKIPVVRGNADASEMIRRIVSEDPDEKMPKNGTPLKENEIEILKQWINEGAQWDTHWSYKRIERPEVPATRSIRNLYGLLNWDESHWPTGDIDHFVLEKLKENNLTFSPEADRATLIRRVSLDLTGLPPTEQEVRNFVNDPAPDAYEKVVDRLLKNPAYGERWTSMWMDLARYADTKGYESDGGRTMWRYRDYVLKSFNADKPFDQFTIEQLAGDLLPEQKDGLPSDDNIIATGFHRNTMTNNEGGTDDEEFRTAALIDRVNTTWEVWQGTTFACIQCHSHPYDPINHEDYYKYMAFFNNARDEDVWDEWPKLRFYKGEDSARVEKVKSWIKQYEPGQAEEVSRFMRVMEPKINAHNFVKGDQSTVLLISYYGVKGRGNARIPNVNLTGAGSIVMNVSTKAEDAVLTLHLDKLDGPVLSTIKVPKRDTVIISPLSPVTGKHDVFLSLNSTKSPEEWVRITWAAFQKTLPGANKPGYSEIMQDYATILTRPAESMPVIWEGKDDFARKTNVFVRGNWMVKGAEVQPDVPRLLAPMPKEFSRDRLGLARWIVSRENALTARVIVNRYWEQLFGHGIVETVEDFGSQGAEPTHRELLDWLAVEFMEKDQWHVKKLLKRIVMSATYRQSSRTDRQRQEEDPYNRWLSRGPRVRLSAEQVRDQALACSGLISKKMYGPSVMPPQPDKIWQSPYSGESWVVSAGEDKYRRGVYTYWKRTAPYPSMTTFDAPSREFCQSRRILTNTPLQALVTLNDPVYLEAAEKLAETMKKRGKTPQEQLREGYRMLTFQPIGNKSLDVLMKIYREALTNYKNKPAEVDSILVYGKNKTPELAALTISANVLLNLDNVVTKE from the coding sequence ATGAATAAAAGGATTTTCATAGGGTTGGGCATCGTTGCCATTCTGATATCTTCCTTTACATGGCCGGACTGGTTCGGACACCGGGTGGATTATAATGCCGAGGTAAAGCCGATCCTGAACAAGCATTGCATGGGCTGCCATGGAGGTGTCAAAAAGGCGGGTGATGTAAGCTTTCTTTTTGAGCACGAAATGCTTGAACCCGGCAAATCCGGAAAAATCCCCGTAGTACGCGGCAATGCAGACGCCAGTGAAATGATCCGCCGCATCGTATCCGAGGACCCGGATGAGAAAATGCCCAAAAACGGCACGCCGCTCAAAGAAAATGAAATCGAGATTTTAAAGCAATGGATCAATGAGGGCGCTCAGTGGGATACGCACTGGTCATACAAGCGTATCGAACGACCGGAAGTGCCCGCTACCCGCAGCATCCGGAACCTTTATGGCCTGCTCAACTGGGACGAATCGCATTGGCCTACTGGCGACATCGATCATTTTGTTCTTGAAAAACTAAAAGAAAACAACCTCACCTTCTCTCCCGAAGCCGATCGTGCAACCCTGATCCGGCGCGTCAGCCTCGACCTGACTGGCCTGCCGCCTACCGAGCAGGAGGTACGGAACTTTGTAAATGATCCCGCTCCTGACGCTTACGAAAAAGTGGTAGACCGGCTGCTGAAAAATCCGGCTTACGGCGAGCGCTGGACCTCTATGTGGATGGACCTGGCGAGGTATGCCGATACCAAGGGCTATGAAAGTGACGGCGGACGTACCATGTGGCGCTACCGGGATTATGTTCTTAAATCTTTCAATGCTGACAAACCCTTCGACCAGTTTACCATTGAACAGCTTGCCGGTGATTTACTGCCGGAGCAGAAAGACGGGCTTCCTTCCGACGACAACATCATTGCAACCGGTTTTCACCGCAATACCATGACCAACAATGAAGGCGGTACCGACGACGAGGAATTTCGTACTGCCGCTTTGATTGACCGTGTGAATACAACCTGGGAAGTTTGGCAGGGTACCACATTTGCATGCATTCAGTGCCATAGTCACCCGTATGATCCGATCAACCATGAAGATTATTACAAGTACATGGCATTTTTCAACAATGCGCGGGATGAGGATGTATGGGACGAGTGGCCCAAATTACGTTTTTACAAAGGGGAAGACTCCGCCAGGGTTGAAAAGGTAAAATCCTGGATCAAACAATACGAGCCCGGCCAGGCGGAGGAAGTAAGCCGCTTTATGCGGGTGATGGAGCCGAAGATCAACGCCCACAATTTTGTCAAAGGTGACCAGTCGACGGTGCTGCTGATTTCCTACTATGGAGTGAAAGGGCGGGGTAATGCACGCATTCCAAATGTAAACCTTACCGGTGCGGGCAGTATTGTCATGAATGTGTCAACCAAAGCTGAGGATGCAGTACTGACCCTGCACCTTGATAAACTGGACGGCCCGGTACTATCCACTATCAAAGTCCCCAAGAGGGATACTGTAATCATTTCACCCCTCAGTCCGGTGACCGGAAAACATGACGTTTTTCTTTCACTGAACAGTACGAAGTCGCCCGAAGAGTGGGTACGCATTACCTGGGCAGCTTTCCAGAAAACCCTGCCAGGTGCCAATAAGCCGGGATACAGTGAAATCATGCAGGATTATGCCACCATACTCACCCGGCCCGCGGAGAGTATGCCGGTGATCTGGGAAGGAAAAGACGATTTTGCCCGCAAAACAAATGTTTTTGTAAGAGGCAACTGGATGGTCAAAGGAGCGGAAGTACAGCCGGATGTTCCCAGGCTTCTCGCACCCATGCCCAAAGAATTTTCCCGCGACCGCCTCGGATTGGCCAGATGGATCGTGAGCCGGGAGAATGCATTGACTGCCCGCGTGATTGTAAACCGGTACTGGGAGCAGCTGTTTGGCCATGGCATTGTGGAAACCGTAGAGGACTTCGGGTCTCAAGGTGCTGAACCTACCCATCGAGAGCTGCTGGACTGGCTCGCAGTGGAGTTTATGGAAAAAGACCAGTGGCATGTCAAAAAGCTGCTGAAAAGGATTGTGATGTCGGCTACCTACCGCCAGAGCTCCCGTACCGACCGGCAGCGGCAGGAGGAAGACCCTTATAACCGCTGGCTGTCGCGCGGGCCGCGGGTAAGGCTAAGTGCGGAGCAGGTAAGGGATCAGGCGCTGGCGTGCAGCGGACTTATTTCCAAAAAAATGTACGGGCCGAGCGTCATGCCGCCCCAGCCTGACAAAATCTGGCAGTCGCCGTACAGCGGTGAAAGCTGGGTAGTAAGTGCGGGCGAGGACAAGTACCGGCGCGGCGTATATACCTATTGGAAACGCACGGCACCTTATCCTTCCATGACTACCTTCGATGCCCCGAGCAGGGAATTTTGCCAATCGAGGCGGATTCTGACGAACACGCCTTTACAGGCACTCGTCACCCTCAATGATCCTGTGTACCTGGAAGCTGCCGAGAAGCTGGCCGAAACCATGAAGAAGCGCGGGAAAACGCCTCAGGAGCAGCTGCGCGAAGGTTATCGCATGCTCACATTCCAGCCCATCGGAAATAAAAGTCTGGACGTACTCATGAAGATTTACAGGGAGGCATTAACCAATTATAAGAACAAGCCCGCCGAGGTGGACAGTATTCTGGTTTACGGAAAAAACAAAACCCCCGAGCTGGCCGCACTGACCATATCCGCGAACGTACTGCTGAACCTGGACAATGTTGTTACCAAAGAATAA
- a CDS encoding L-rhamnose mutarotase: MENGIVQAFRMQLKTGFEEEYKKRHDEIWPELSDLLVQAGIREYYIFLDPGTLALFAFQRLSTDHQTGDLATLPIMKRWWDYMADLMEVNPDNSPRSVACPEVFRLL, translated from the coding sequence ATGGAAAACGGCATCGTACAGGCATTCAGGATGCAGCTTAAAACTGGTTTTGAAGAAGAGTACAAAAAGCGGCACGACGAGATCTGGCCGGAACTCTCGGATTTGCTTGTACAGGCCGGCATCCGGGAGTACTATATTTTCCTCGATCCCGGTACCCTCGCATTGTTTGCATTTCAAAGATTAAGCACTGACCATCAAACCGGTGACCTGGCGACTCTCCCGATTATGAAAAGGTGGTGGGACTACATGGCTGACCTGATGGAAGTCAATCCTGACAACTCGCCACGCTCCGTAGCATGCCCGGAAGTTTTTCGCCTGCTTTAA
- a CDS encoding MIP/aquaporin family protein — protein MQPSPFLGELVGTMVLILLGNGVVANVILNKTKGESSGWIVITAGWGFAVMIGIFTANAFGSAAAHLNPAVTIGFAVLKRDYSLVSTFLPAQLIGAILGAVLVWLQYLPHWAVTENQGTKLACFATSPAIRQSGSNFISEFIATFLLIVGVVAIGYAGTSDPEKGGIPSGITPYLVGMLVWSLGLSLGGTTGYAINPVRDLGPRIAHAMLPVSGKGSSEWAYGWIPVIAPLAGAAIAGLILRAFNF, from the coding sequence ATGCAACCTTCTCCTTTTCTTGGTGAGCTCGTAGGTACCATGGTGCTCATTTTGCTGGGCAATGGCGTGGTGGCCAATGTTATTTTAAATAAAACAAAAGGAGAAAGCTCCGGCTGGATTGTCATTACGGCCGGCTGGGGTTTTGCGGTGATGATCGGGATTTTCACTGCCAATGCATTCGGGAGCGCCGCTGCTCATCTCAACCCTGCCGTGACCATCGGGTTTGCCGTCCTGAAAAGGGATTACAGCCTTGTATCGACATTCCTGCCCGCTCAGCTGATCGGGGCTATTCTCGGGGCGGTGCTGGTGTGGCTGCAATACCTGCCGCACTGGGCAGTTACAGAAAACCAGGGCACAAAGCTGGCCTGCTTTGCCACAAGTCCTGCTATCCGGCAATCGGGATCTAACTTCATCAGCGAGTTTATCGCCACATTTCTGCTGATTGTGGGCGTGGTGGCAATTGGTTACGCCGGTACTTCAGATCCCGAAAAAGGCGGGATCCCTTCCGGGATCACGCCTTATCTGGTAGGAATGCTGGTTTGGAGCCTGGGACTTTCGCTGGGCGGCACTACGGGCTATGCCATTAATCCCGTGCGCGACCTGGGTCCAAGGATCGCACATGCCATGCTGCCTGTTTCGGGTAAAGGCAGCTCTGAATGGGCCTATGGCTGGATTCCGGTCATTGCGCCTTTGGCTGGTGCCGCCATTGCCGGACTGATCCTGCGCGCATTTAATTTCTGA
- a CDS encoding AraC family transcriptional regulator has protein sequence MNKPQLESLNHSSGASFLVNNFVLEKFTVPYHFHPEFELTLIIAGKGKRYVGKNMQDFGPGDLVLLGADLPHCWKSEGEEEPDAHAESIVVQFEKDFLGRAFFDKPELTQVNNLLKTSSCGICFQKNTADTAAEKMAQLAREEGAFRKMMLLLDILDFLARSDEYVLLDHSETVARQLSSDKERINKAMGYIVENFRSNIVLKEVAAVVSMSPNAFCRYFKKASGKTFFETVIDYRINFAVQQLLSTEKAVSDIALESGFNDVSHFYKLFRKRMKVSPLSYRKNFHRGL, from the coding sequence ATGAATAAGCCGCAACTCGAAAGCCTGAATCACAGCTCGGGCGCATCCTTCCTGGTCAATAATTTTGTCCTGGAAAAGTTTACCGTACCCTATCACTTTCATCCTGAGTTTGAACTGACGCTGATTATAGCAGGGAAAGGCAAGAGATATGTGGGCAAAAACATGCAGGACTTCGGACCTGGCGACCTGGTACTGCTGGGTGCCGACCTGCCGCATTGCTGGAAATCGGAAGGTGAGGAGGAGCCCGACGCACATGCAGAATCCATCGTGGTACAGTTCGAAAAGGATTTTCTGGGAAGAGCGTTTTTTGATAAACCCGAGCTGACACAGGTTAATAACCTCTTAAAGACCAGCAGCTGTGGGATTTGTTTTCAAAAAAATACGGCTGATACAGCAGCTGAAAAAATGGCACAACTTGCCAGGGAAGAAGGCGCATTCAGAAAAATGATGCTGCTGCTCGATATCCTCGACTTTCTCGCAAGGTCTGACGAATATGTACTGCTCGACCATAGTGAAACGGTAGCGCGCCAGCTCAGCAGCGACAAGGAACGCATCAACAAGGCTATGGGCTACATTGTGGAAAACTTCAGGAGCAATATTGTGCTGAAAGAGGTGGCTGCAGTAGTAAGTATGTCCCCGAATGCTTTCTGCAGGTATTTCAAAAAGGCGAGCGGAAAAACCTTTTTTGAAACGGTTATCGACTACCGGATCAACTTTGCAGTGCAGCAGCTGCTGTCAACAGAAAAAGCCGTTTCCGACATTGCGTTGGAAAGCGGCTTTAATGATGTGTCACATTTTTATAAACTCTTCAGAAAACGAATGAAAGTCAGTCCGCTGAGTTACCGGAAAAACTTTCATCGCGGTCTGTAA
- the purB gene encoding adenylosuccinate lyase encodes MSLNQLTAISPVDGRYYKQVSELSAYFSEYALIYYRVYVEIEYFIALCEIPLPQLAEFDKKKYASLRKIYEDFNEENALHIKDIEKVTNHDVKAVEYFIKEEFEKLGIESCQEFIHFGLTSQDINNTAIPLMLKDAMERQIKPLFRQVLFVLKRMTIEWKNVPMLAFTHGQPASPTRVGKEFRVFVERLERQLEMLDKIPHSAKFGGATGNFNAHHVAYPKQDWMGFANHFVEGLGLKRSRHTTQIEHYDNLAAIFDCLKRLNTILTDLNRDMWTYISMGYFKQKIKAGEVGSSAMPHKVNPIDFENSEGNLGLATALFEHFAAKLPISRLQRDLTDSTVLRNIGVPLAHLAIALNSLLKGLGKVELNGEILKADLEDNWAVVAEAIQTILRRESYPKPYEALKELTRTNEKITHDSISRFIETLDVSEKIREELRALTPYNYLGIVEDTY; translated from the coding sequence ATGTCTTTAAATCAACTTACGGCGATCTCGCCTGTGGATGGCCGGTATTACAAACAAGTATCAGAACTCTCAGCTTATTTTTCGGAATATGCCCTAATATATTACCGGGTTTATGTAGAAATAGAGTACTTCATAGCCCTCTGCGAAATTCCTCTGCCTCAGCTTGCCGAGTTTGATAAAAAGAAGTACGCTTCGCTGCGCAAGATTTATGAGGACTTCAATGAAGAAAATGCATTGCACATCAAGGATATAGAAAAGGTAACTAACCACGATGTTAAGGCAGTAGAGTATTTTATCAAAGAAGAGTTTGAGAAACTGGGTATTGAGTCCTGCCAGGAATTTATCCACTTTGGACTTACTTCCCAGGATATCAATAACACGGCGATTCCGCTGATGCTCAAAGATGCCATGGAGCGGCAGATCAAGCCGCTTTTCCGGCAGGTGCTTTTTGTACTCAAAAGGATGACCATTGAATGGAAAAACGTACCGATGCTGGCATTCACACACGGTCAGCCGGCTTCCCCTACCCGCGTGGGCAAGGAGTTCAGGGTGTTTGTGGAAAGGCTGGAACGCCAGCTGGAAATGCTGGATAAGATCCCGCATTCGGCTAAGTTCGGCGGGGCTACGGGTAATTTCAATGCGCATCATGTGGCTTATCCCAAGCAGGACTGGATGGGATTTGCAAATCATTTTGTGGAGGGCCTGGGACTCAAACGCAGCCGCCATACCACGCAGATCGAACATTACGACAACCTTGCAGCAATTTTCGACTGTCTCAAAAGGCTCAACACGATCCTGACCGACCTGAACCGGGATATGTGGACCTATATTTCAATGGGGTATTTCAAACAGAAGATCAAGGCGGGTGAAGTTGGCTCCTCGGCCATGCCGCACAAGGTCAACCCCATCGACTTTGAAAATTCGGAGGGTAATCTCGGGCTGGCCACTGCACTTTTCGAGCACTTTGCAGCCAAGCTGCCCATATCGCGGTTGCAACGTGACCTCACAGACTCTACGGTACTGAGGAACATCGGCGTACCACTGGCCCACCTGGCCATCGCCCTCAACTCGCTCCTGAAAGGGCTTGGTAAAGTGGAGCTGAATGGCGAAATACTGAAAGCTGACCTGGAAGATAACTGGGCCGTGGTGGCCGAAGCGATCCAGACGATCCTGCGTCGCGAAAGCTATCCCAAGCCTTATGAGGCGCTGAAAGAACTCACGCGCACCAACGAAAAAATCACGCATGATTCTATTTCGCGCTTTATTGAAACCCTGGACGTATCTGAAAAAATCAGGGAAGAACTGCGTGCGCTGACGCCATACAACTACCTGGGAATCGTGGAAGACACGTACTAG
- a CDS encoding DUF1501 domain-containing protein, whose amino-acid sequence MDKLLKELQYTHLQTQTRRHFLQSAGFGLGALGLGSLLGSCGGNPAVPAPAMEEALTKIPQFAPKAKRVIYIHMAGAPSQLELFDYKPELEKYHGHDCPAAFLEGKKFAFIQGVPKMLGPQGKFAQYGQSGAWLSDYLPYLQTVADEVTFLKAMHTDQFNHAPAQLLMHTGSARLGRPSLGAWAVYGLGSENRNLPGFIVLASGGRQPDAGKSVYGSGFLPSVYQGVQCRTGGDPVLYVSDPTGMNRNMRKQTIEAINEINRQTYEEVQDPEILTRISQYEMAFRMQMSVPEVMDISKEPQFILDMYGVKPGEGTFAMNCLLARKLVENDVRFVQLFDWGWDGHGTSQSDNVEGGLRNKCQLSDRPIAALIQDLKMRGLLEETLVIFGAEFGRTPMQENRNGLVMPYMGRDHHLDAFTMWMAGGGTKKGFTFGETDELGYYGVKDRVHVHDLQATILHLMGFDHEKFTYPFQGRNFRLTDTEGKVVKQVIA is encoded by the coding sequence ATGGATAAATTGCTGAAAGAGCTGCAGTACACGCATCTGCAAACACAAACCCGCCGGCACTTCCTGCAGTCGGCCGGGTTTGGGCTGGGTGCACTGGGCCTGGGCTCGCTGCTGGGCTCCTGCGGAGGCAACCCGGCGGTACCAGCCCCGGCAATGGAGGAAGCACTGACTAAAATTCCCCAGTTCGCCCCGAAAGCCAAGCGCGTGATTTACATTCACATGGCCGGCGCACCGTCGCAGCTTGAATTGTTCGACTACAAGCCGGAACTGGAAAAATACCACGGCCACGACTGTCCAGCAGCATTTCTGGAAGGAAAAAAATTCGCATTCATACAAGGTGTACCCAAAATGCTGGGGCCGCAGGGAAAGTTTGCCCAATACGGCCAATCGGGCGCGTGGCTCTCGGACTACCTGCCTTACCTGCAAACCGTGGCTGACGAAGTTACCTTCCTCAAAGCCATGCATACCGACCAGTTTAACCACGCTCCTGCGCAGCTGCTGATGCATACGGGGAGCGCCAGGCTGGGTCGCCCGAGCCTGGGTGCCTGGGCCGTGTACGGGCTCGGCTCTGAAAACCGCAACCTGCCGGGCTTCATCGTACTGGCTTCCGGCGGCAGGCAGCCCGATGCAGGCAAAAGCGTGTATGGCAGCGGCTTTTTGCCATCGGTGTACCAGGGCGTGCAATGCCGCACAGGCGGCGATCCGGTACTTTACGTAAGCGATCCTACGGGCATGAACCGCAACATGCGCAAGCAGACCATTGAAGCCATTAATGAAATCAACCGGCAAACGTATGAGGAAGTGCAGGACCCGGAAATTCTCACGCGCATCAGCCAGTATGAAATGGCTTTCCGCATGCAGATGTCGGTTCCGGAAGTCATGGATATTTCCAAAGAGCCGCAGTTTATCCTTGATATGTACGGTGTAAAGCCGGGAGAAGGCACTTTTGCCATGAACTGCCTCCTGGCCCGCAAGCTCGTCGAAAACGATGTGCGCTTTGTGCAGCTTTTTGACTGGGGCTGGGACGGGCACGGCACTTCGCAGTCCGACAATGTGGAAGGAGGGCTGAGGAACAAATGTCAGCTGTCGGACCGGCCGATTGCGGCTTTGATACAAGACCTCAAAATGCGCGGCTTGCTGGAAGAAACACTGGTGATCTTCGGGGCCGAATTTGGCAGAACCCCCATGCAGGAAAATAGAAACGGGCTCGTCATGCCTTATATGGGCAGGGACCACCATCTCGATGCATTCACCATGTGGATGGCAGGCGGCGGCACCAAAAAAGGATTCACTTTCGGTGAGACGGACGAGCTTGGATATTATGGCGTAAAAGACCGGGTACATGTGCATGATCTACAGGCAACGATCCTGCACCTGATGGGCTTTGACCATGAGAAGTTTACCTATCCGTTCCAAGGCCGCAATTTCAGGCTGACGGACACCGAGGGTAAGGTCGTGAAGCAGGTTATTGCATAG